The DNA region CGGCCCCCTCCAGGACGGCCTGTTCGGCCTGGTCATCGTGGCCAACACGGCGATCGGCATCCTCCAGGAGCTGCGCGCCAAGAAGACCCTGGACAGCCTGGCACTGATCGGCGAGGCCCGTCCGCAGGTCCGCCGGGACGGCAGCGTCCAGCAGATCACCGTCTCCGGGATCGTCCTCGACGACACCGTGCTGCTCGGCATCGGCGACAAGGTGATCGTGGACGGCGAGGTCACCGAGGCGGACGGCCTGGAGATCGACGAGTCGCTGCTCACCGGCGAGCCCGACCCCGTCCTCAAGCAGCCCGGCGACCAGGTGATGTCCGGCAGTTTCGTGGTGGCCGGCGCGGGCGCCTTCACCGCCACCAGGGTCGGCCGCGAGGCCTACGCGGCCCAGCTGGCCGAGGAGGCCAGCAAGTTCACCCTGGTGAAGTCGGAGCTGCGCAGCGGCATCAACAGCATCCTGCGGTTCATCACCTACCTGCTGATCCCCACCGCCCTCGGTCTGATCGTCAGCCAGCTGGCCGTCGAGGGCCGCGACTGGCGCGAGGCCGTGCGCCGGATGGTCGCCGGCATCGTGCCGATGGTCCCCGAGGGCCTGGTGCTGCTGACCTCGGTCGCCTTCGCGATCGGCGTGATCCGGCTGGGCCGCAGGCAGTGCCTGGTCCAGGAGCTCCCGGCGATCGAGGGCCTGGCCCGGGTGGACACCGTCTGCCTGGACAAGACCGGCACCCTCACCGAGGGCGGCATGGACGTGATCGACCTGCGGATGATCTCCGACGACGAGCCCGCCCCGGTCGACAAGGACACCATCCAGCAGGCGCTCGCCGTGATGGCCGGCGCCGACGCCCGCCCCAACCCGTCCATGCAGGCCGTGATCGACGCCTACGGGCGCGGCGAGGGCGCGGGCCCGGGCGGCAACGGCTGGCGGGTGATCGAGGCGATGCCCTTCTCCTCCGCCCGCAAGTGGAGCGGCGTGCAGCTGCTGGAGCCCCAGGGCGGTGAGGCCAGCTGGCTGCTCGGCGCCCCGGACGTGCTGCTGCCCGCCGGGCACCCGGCGCTCGCCGAGGTGGACGAGCTGGGCACCCGGGGCCTGCGGGTGCTGCTGCTCGGCCGCACGCCCGTCCCGCTGGACTCCCCCGACCCGGCTTCCGGCCTCGTCCCGCTGGCCCTGGTGGTGCTGCAGCAGCGGCTGCGCTCGGACGCCGCCGAGACCCTGCGCTACTTCGAGGGGCAGGACGTCCGGGCCAAGGTGATCTCCGGCGACGCGGCCGTCTCGGTCGGCGCGGTCGCCGGGCACCTCGGGCTGCCCGGCGCGGACCACCCGCTGGACGCCCGCACCCTGCCCGAGGACCCGCAGCGGCTCGCCGAGACCGCCGACCGGACCAGCGTCTTCGGCCGGGTCACCCCGCAGCAGAAGCGCCTGCTGGTCGGCGCGCTGCAGTCGCGCGGCCACACCGTGGCGATGACCGGCGACGGCGTCAACGACGTGCTCGCGCTCAAGGACGCCGACATCGGCGTGGCGATGGGCACCGGTTCGGACGCCACCAAGGCCGTCGCCCAGATCGTGCTGCTCAACGACTCCTTCGCGACCCTGCCCTCGGTGGTCGCCGAGGGCCGCCGGGTGATCGGCAACATCGAGCGGGTGGCCGGACTGTTCCTGGTCAAGACGGTGTACTCGGTCCTGCTGGCGCTGCTGGTGATCTTCACCCACTCGCCGTACCCGTTCCTGCCCCGGCACTCCACCGTGCTGTCCACCCTCACCATCGGCGTGCCGGCCTTCTTCCTCGCCCTCGCCCCCAACAACGAGCGCGCCCGCACCGGCTTCGTGAAGCGGGTGCTGCGGCTGGCGGTCCCCGGTGGCGCCATCGCCGGCACCGGCACCTTCGTCGCCTACTCGCTCGCCCGGGCCGACCACGCGACCGACCTCAAGGCCGACACCAGCGTGGCCACCCTGACGCTGTTCCTGATCGCCATCTGGGTGCTCGCCCTCGTCGCCCGCCCGTACAACTGGTGGCGGCTGCTGCTGATCGGCACCATGGGCCTCGCCTTCGCGCTGGTGCTGCTGATCCCCCCGCTGTCCGACTTCTTCCAGCTCCGCCTGGTCGGCCTGCGCGATCCCTGGATCGGCGTCGGCATCGCCGTGATCTGCAGCATCGCCCTGGAACTCGCCTGGCGCTGGATGAAGCGCCGCGGACTGGAATGACGCCCCCCAGGGCCTGTCCGGCCCCATGGCGTGTCTGACGATTCTCGCCGCGCGCTGATCCGACGCGAATCGTCAGACACGCCCTAGCATCTCCCCGAGAGGGGGTGCCGAATGGCGCGCAAGGGTGGGGAACTGGAGGCGTTCATCGCCTTCCTGGGCGGACTGCTGGCGGCCGGACTGGTGGCGCTGGCGATGGCGGGCGTCGGCCTGGCGGCCAGGCCGACACCCGCGGTGAAGACGGCGGCGCTGGTGACGCTCGGGGCGGTCTGGCTGACCGTCACCACCACCGTCTACCTGCGGCTCAAGCCCAGGAGCTGAACTCAGCCCTCGAAGTCCCGAGCTGCGGACAGCTCGTACGCCCGGTCCGGCTCGCTGAGCGCGGCCAGCACCTCGAAGCGCCGGTGCCACTGCCCGACCGACCAGGCGAGCCCGGCCGCCAGGCCCTCCGGGGTGGCCGCGTGCAGCAGCCCGGGCACCGGCGGGACCTCGAACTCGTCGTCCTCGTCGGCGGCTTCGGCCAACTCCGGGTCGTACGGCGGCTCCGGGGCGTCCGCCTCGTGGTCCCACCGCCAGTCGACCGCGGCCTCGCCGCCGTCCGGGCCGACCACCAGCAGCTCCTCGTGCTCCTCGTAGGCGACCGGGCAGCCGGGCAGCAACTCCCGCACCACGGCCGGGACGCGGTGCAGCACGCCTTCGGAGAGCACCCGTCCGCCGGCCACCTCGCTGGCCAGCGACACGTGCAGCCGCTCGGCGAGGTCCGCGGCGAGCGCCGGGGCGACCGGCAACAGCGGGTACGGGTGCAGCAGTTGGACCAAATCGGGGGCGTCCGCGACGACCGCCTCGGTGGCGTCCACCACCACCGTGTGGGCCGGGCGGCGCCCGGTGGCCGGGTCCAGCGGCGGCAACGCCCGTACCACATCCAGCGGCTCGATCCGCTCGCGCTCCACCCGGGCCAACGCGCTGTGGATCCCGTGCAGTTGACGGTGTCCGACCTCGGCGTCCGGGTCGGTGAGCCGGTCCAGCAGCTCGTCCGGCCCGTGCACCTCGGCGAGCAGCGCGGCCAGCGTGGTGCGCACCCCGAGCGCGTGCAGGAACTGCTCGTCCAGGGTGGTGCGGGCCTCGTCGTACAGGCCGCGCAGCAGCGGGTCGGCTCCGGCGGCGCGCAGCCCGGCGGGCTCGCGGCCGGCCAGCACCGGGTGGTCGCGCAGCCACCAGGCGGTGTACGGCGGCAGGTCGGCGTAGGAGCCGTCCGGCAGCAGGGTGCGCACCGGGTTGACCACGGCGTCCCGGTACGGCGGGCGGGCGAGCGCGGCGAGCGCCTCCGGCCAGGCGTCGTCGTCCACCAGGTCGAGGTCCCGCACGGCCAGCAGTTCGGCGGCCACCGGCGGCACGCCGACCACATCGTCGGCGTGCAGCGCCTCCAGGGCGTCCTCGGCCCACTCGGCGAGCCCGTCCGGCGCCTCGTCCAGCAGCCCGGTGGGGTGGCCGCCGGCCGCCCGGTCGGCGGGCACGGTCGGGTCGAGCCGCTCCAGGTCGTCCGGGTCGAGCACCACGTCCTCGGCGCGCACCAGCACGAAGTCGGCCAGCACGCCGACGGCGGTGAGCACCTCGGGGCCCCAGCGCTCCAGCAGCTCGTCGTCCACCCAGCCGGCGTCCTCCTCCCGGGCGAGCGCGGCGAACGGGCTGCCGGGCAGCACCAGTTCGCCCGCCCGGGCGGGCTCGCCCTCGTCGTCCAGCAGCGCCAGCCGGGCCAGCCACGGGTGCTCACCGGCGGCCGGGGCGGCGGCCTTCACCAACGCCAGCACGGCGTCGGCCAGTTCGAGCGCGGCGTCCGGGTCGTCGTCGGCCAGCTCGTAGGAGCGGGCGACCGCCGCGCGCACCTCGGGGGTGTCCAGCACCCCGGCCGGGGTGGCGGTGCCGGCGCCCAGCTTGGCCAGCAGCGGGTGGGCGGCCTCGGGGTGGGCCAGCCGCAGGTCGAGCGTGGCGAGCGCCCCGGCCAGCGACTCGGGGTAGCCCGGGAAGGCCGCCCAGTCGGCGTCCTCGGAGGGCAGCAGCACCCGCCGCGGCCCGGTGACGGTCCGCCCGTCGGCGAGCGGCACGGGCAGCGCGCCGAGCGCCTCCGGGTCGGCCGCGCCGAGCGCCGCGTACAGGTTGCGCCACCAGGCCGGCTCGCGGTCCAGCCCGCCGAGCTGGTCCACCACCTCGGCCAGCGGCACCCGACGCACGTTCAGCACCCGCAGCTCGGTGCGGCGCTCCAGACCGGCCGGCAGCAGCCCGGGGAAGATCGGCGCGAGCGCGGCCACCACCGAGCCGTCCGCGCCCTCCAGCAGTGTCGCGTCCCGGGGCCGCAGCGCGGGCGTGCCCTCCTCGACGCCGCCCGGGTGCGGCAGGAACGGCGTGCCCGGCAGCCGGGACAGCACCGCCCCGCGCAGCGCGTTGTCCAGCGCGCCCTGCCCGAGCGGCCCGGGGACGAGCCCGAGCGAGCCGAGCGAGGCACCGCGGGCGCGCAGCAGGTCGGCGTAGCTGTCGGCGGCGCGCTCGGTGAGGAAGTCGGCGAGCGCACCCGGGGCGATGTGCCGGCGGGTGGAGTCCAGCGGGTAGGAGGCGATCAGCAGCGCGGGCAGGCCGATCGGCTCGTCGCTGGGGGTCGGCGCGTGCAGCACCGGCGCGATGGCGGGCCGCTGCGGGTTGCCGTCCTCCGCCACCGGGACGGCCCAGGTCACCGTCCAGTACGGGCGGGCGCGCTCCTCGGTGGGCCGGTCGGCGAGCAGCTCGGCGTCCAGCCGGCCGGAGGCGCCGACGGTCTGCCAGACCGTCCGCCGCAGCCGCCCTTCCGCGTCGTCGGTGACGGTCACCTCGGTGACGCCGTCCGGGCGCGGCTCGGCGGCGCTGCGGGTGAGCGTCCGGGTGCCCTCCGGGGTCTCCACCACGACCTCGGCCAGGCCCGGCAGGGTGAGCAGCAGGGCGTCGTCGATCCCGGCCAGCAGACGGCGGGTCAGGTCCTCGGCGGCGGCGTCCCGCAGTGGCAGCACCACCACGGTGTCGTAGCCCTCGGGCGCCGGGCCTTCGGCCGCGAACGGCAGCCGCAGCAGCGGCACGTGGCCGTCCCGGGCCCGCAGCTCGTCGGCCAGCGCGGGCTGCGCCGCGGCGAGCGCCCGGGCCTCGCCCAGCGACCAGCGCACCCCGCCCGCGGCGCCGAGCACGGCCGGCTCGTCGGTGACGGCGAGGACGGCGGCGAAGCCGACGCCGAACCGGCCGACCGCGGGCTCCTCGCCGCGCTTGGAGGAGGCGCGCAGGGTGGACAGCGACTCGACGGCCGCCGCGTCCAGCGGGGCGCCGGTGTTGGCGGCGGCCAGCACGCCGTCGGCCAGGGTCAGCCGCAGCCGCCCGGGGCCGTGCCCGGCCCGGACCGCCGCGTCGGCCGCGTTCTGCGCCAACTCGACCACCAGACGGTCCCGGTAGCCGCCGAGCGCCAGCTCCTCCTCGGCGTTGGCGTCCTCCCGGAACCGGGCCGGCGAGGCGGCCCAGGCGTCCAGCACCCGTCGGCGCAGCGCGGCGCTCCCGAACGGGTCCGCGGGGTGCTCGTCCGCGCCGCTGCCGATGATCCGAGGTTCCACTGGACCTGCCGCCTTCCGCCGCCCTGTACGTCGTAGGGCATTCTTCCCTGCCCCACTGACTGCTCCCGACCACGCCCCGGTCCGACGGCGCCCCCACCCGTCGAATCCGCAGGCCGCGGAGCGGCGGAAGGCGCCCCGGTGGGGGCGGAAACGACCACGGCCGCCGAACGGCCCGGGCCCTGACGACGCCTGGACCACCACGGCCGCCGGGCCGGCACCCCACTGCCGGACCGACGGCCCGCCCCGCCGCCGCCCCGTGGACCCGGGGGTCCCCACGGACGGCAGGAAGGCCGGGGCCCGCGGTGGTCGGGCCCCTCGTCCGGAGGAACGCCGCGGCCCGCCCCACCGGTTCAGTGGGACGGGCCGCGAGGAGACCTCAGGAGTGGCCGAGCTCCTCCGCCGGGGCGTCCGGCTCGACCGAGCCGGAGGCGCGGTCCGGGTGGAGCTGCAGCGGCTCGACCACCAGCTCGTCCAGGATCAGCTCGGACGGCGCCGGCGGGGCCGGGATGACGGCCGCCTCGGAGTGCCCGCCGCAGCCGTACGCGAAGGAGACGATCTGGCCGTCGGCCGGACCGAACTCGTTGCCGCACACGCCGAAGGCCTGGCCGAGCGAGCCGCCGATCGGGATCAGGAAGCCGCAGCTGCTGCACGCGGCCGGCGCGGCCTGCGCCATCGGGGTCTGCGGGCCGTGCGCCTTCTCCCAGCGGTCGGCGGCCAGGTGCAGGCCGAGCCGGGAGAGCACCCGGCTGCGGCCCATGCCGAGCTCGTCGGCGACCGCGTTGATCTGGGCGCGGGCCGGCGCGGGCTGGACGTGCGGGTCGGTGACGACCACGTCCTCCTCGGCCGCGAGGGCGACCACGGAGTTCGGCGCGGGCTCGTCCTCGCCGCTCCAGCCGGGCTCCAGCCGCACGTCGTCGGCACCGGTCGGCAGCAGGTCGCCGGGGCCCATGTCGCCCGGGCGCAGCCGCTCGCTCCACGGCACCCACTCCGGCGCCAGCACCGCGTCCGGGCCGGGCAGCAGCACGACCTCGTCCAGCGTGACGTTCTTGGCGCGCGGCGCGCGGGCGACGGTGACCGCCCAGTGCCAGCCGCGGTAGGCCGCGTCCAGGCACTCGAAGCTGTGGGTGACGACGCGGTCGGCGTCCGCCTGCACACCCAGGTGCGGCCCGACCGCCTCCGCTCCGACGGCCTCCTCGGCAGCCTGGCGGGCGAGTTCGACGGCCTCGGCACAGAGCCGGTCGGGGGTACGGCTTCGCATCGCAGCACTCACGGCGTCGATTCTCTCCCAGTTCTTCTGTCGCCCACGGCGTGTTGCCTTCTCCGTCGCGGCTCGGTAGTCCCTCATCCATTCTGCGCGACCCGGGGCCGCCGCGGGTACCGGCCGCGCCGCTCGTCCGGCCTGCCGGCGCCCCTGCGCCCCGGCGGGCGGACCCTGGGGCAGGCTACCCGCCGGTCGGCGCCCCGGCACAGTCCGGGGCGGAGCCGACCCCTCCGGAGGCCGCGCCGAGCGGGTCCGAATCCCGCGTCACGGCGGCGATTCTGGGGCAGGATGGGCTTGTGGCGGACGACGACCCGTCGCAGCACGCACTGCGCGCCTCGCAGGCCGGCAGCCCCGACGAGGCGGACGCGGCGCCGCGACAGCAGCCTCCCGTCCCCGCTGCGGGCGAACCGCAGCCGGCGGACGGCGACCGGGCGTCCACCTCCCGGGTCAGCCTGGAGAAGTCCGGTCCGCCCGCCGCCGGGGCCCCGGGAACCGGCCCGCAGGACGTCCACACCCGCCACCTCCACGCGCTCGACGAGGACCTCGCCGAGGAGGCCGAGGAGTACCCCGAGCCGCGCCGCCACTTCCTGGTCCGCACCGCCTCCGCCGCCGGCCTGGGCACCGGCCGGCTGGTGCACGGCACCGGCCGCCGGATCCGCCGGGCCACCTCCGCCGAGGGCGCCGGCGAGTCCGGCCTGGCGAAGCTGATCGAACTGCACGCGCTGAACTCCTTCGGCGACATGCTGATCACCATCGCGCTGGCCTCCACCATCTTCTTCTCCGTCCCCACCGGCGAGGCCCGCGGCCGGGTCGCCCTCTACCTGCTGATCACGATGGCCCCGTTCGCCCTGCTGGCCCCGGTGATCGGCCCGCTGCTGGACCGGCTGCCGCACGGCCGTCGGGCGGCCATGGCGATGTCGATGCTGGCCCGGGCCGTGCTGGCCTGGACGATGGCCGGGGTGATCTCCGGTGGCGGCATCGCGCTCTACCCGGAGGCGCTGGGCGTGCTGGTGGCGTCCAAGGCGTACGGGGTGGTGCGCAGCGTGGTGGTGCCCCGGCTGCTGCCGAGCCGGCTGTCCCTGGTGAAGGCGAACTCCCGGGTCACCCTGGCCGGGCTGCTGGCCACCGGCGTGGCGGCCGCGGTGGGCGGGGCGCTGCACCTGATCGGGCCGGGCTGGCCGCTGCGCGGCGCCTTCCTGGTCTTCGTGGTCGGCACCCTGATGGCCTTCCACCTGCCGCACACGGTCGACTCGGCGAAGGGCGAGCAGCGGGCCGTGCTGCACGCCGAGCTGCCCGGCGAGGGCCGGGGTTCCCACCTGATCCACCACAAGCCCCCGAAGGTCAAGGCCTCGCTGCGCACCGTCGGCCCGTCGGTGGTGCTGGCCCTGCGGGCGATGGCGGGGATGCGCTGGCTGGTCGGCTTCCTGGTGTTCTTCCTGGCCTTCCTGCTGCGCACCGACCCGATCGGCGGCCTGCGGCCGACCCTGGCGCTGGGCCTGGTGGCGCTGGCGGCCGGGACGGGCAACGCGCTGGGGTCGGTGCTCGGCTCCTGGCTGCGCACCCGCGGCCCGGAGGCGACGGTCTCCGCGATGCTGCTGCTGGCGACCTGCGTGACGGCGGCGTCCGCGCTCTGGTACGGCGTGGTGACGGTGGTTCTGGTCGCCGGGGTGGCCGGGATGGCGGCCTCGCTGGGCAAGCTGGCGCTGGACGCGCTGATCCAGCGGGACGTCCCGGAGGCGGTGCGGACCTCGGCGTTCGCCCGTTCGGAGACGCTGATGCAGCTGTCCTGGGTGGTGGGCGGCGGGGTCGGCATCGTGCTGCCGCTGAACGGGGTGCTGGGCCTGTCGATCGCCGCCACGGTGGTCGGCCTGGTGCTGCTGTGGACGGTCCACTCGCTGCTGCGGCTGGGCCTGCGGCGGCACCCGGCCGCGCCCCGGGTGGCCTGACCCCGCTGACCGGGCGGCACGCGACAACACGCGGTGGCCGACCCCCGCGTAGCGTGATCGGCCGAGCCCGGTAGATTCTGACGCATGAGCCTCAATACCCGTGCCATCGCCGCCCTCGGCGCCGTCGTCGTGGTCGGCGCCGCCACGGTGGGCACCTCCGTCGCGATCGCCGCCGATCAGACCGAGCACATCAGCCACCGGGCCACCCTGACGGTCGGCACCACGTCGAAGGCGGCGGACCCGTTCTGCTGGAACAACGGCAGCCCGCTGACCGACGAGCAGCAGGACAAGTGCAAGACCGATGCCAAGCAGGCCCTGAAGGACGGCAAGCTGCCGTCCTCCGACGTGGTGCCGAGTGACCGGATCGGCGTCGGCGTCAGCCCGAACGTGGCCGAGACCGGCTGGTGGGCCTCCACGAACGGCGGCTCGTCCACCCAGGGCGGGCAGACCAGCCTGTTCTCGTACGCCCAGGGCCCGACCTTCTCCGGCCTCCAGACCGCCGGCTCGGTGCTGAACGCCAGCGGCCACACCCTGGTCACCGTGGTCGAGATCGACCGGAAGGCCGAGGCCCCGGTCGCCGTCTGGTACTTCCAGCTGAACGGCAAGAACGCCACCGACACCACCCAGGACTCCAGCAACGGCTGACGTCCCGCGATGACCGCGCACGTCGCCGACGCGCACCCCGGGCAGCCGGGCCCCGAACGGGCTCGGCTGCTCGTCGTCGTCGCGGTCCCGGCCGAGGCCGAGGCGGTGCTGCGCGGCCTGGCCGGCGAGGCCTGCGCCGTGACGCTGCCCGGCGGGGTGCTGCACCGCTGCGCCGGCGCGCCGGTGGACGTCCTGGCCGCCGGGGTCGGACCGGCCGCCGCCGCGGCCGCCGCCGCCTCCGCCCTGGCGGCCGGCTACTCGCGCGCTCGCCTCCGGGGCGCTCCTGACCCGGCGCCGACGGTCGGCGGGCACTGCGCCACCTCCTCCGTCGGCGGCTTGGCCCTTCTGCCTTCCGGCACCGGCGCGCCGCCCGGCGCGAATCCGTACGGCCTGGTCGCCTCGGCCGGGATCGCCGGCGGGTTCGCCCCGCACGCACCGGTCGGCACCACCGTGCTGGCCGACGCGATCGTCGCCGCCGACCTCGGCGCCGAGACCCCCGAGGGCTTCGCCGACGTCACCGAGCTGGGCTTCGGCACCGTCCGGCACACCCCGCCCCCGGTCGCCGTCGCGCTCGCCGCGAAGGCGCTGGCCGCACGGGAGGTCCGCGCCGTGACCGGCCCGGTGCTGACCGTCTCCACCGTCACCGGCAGCGCCGAGCGGGCCGCCGCCCTGGCCGCCCGTCACCCGGGCGCCGCGGCCGAGGCGATGGAGGGTTTCGGCGTGGCCGAGGCCGCCGTCCGGTACGGCGTGCCGGCCTTCGAGCTGCGCACCGTGTCCAACCCGGTGGGCCCGCGCGACCGGACCGCCTGGCGGATCGGCGAGGCGCTGGCCGCCCTGGAGAAGGCCTTCGCGGCCCTGCCCGTCCGAGAACTGATCGAGGAGGCCGGCCGTGGCTGAACGGCTGAGCATCGCGTACTCGCCCTGCCCGAACGACACCTTCGTGTTCCACGCCTGGGCGCATGGCGAGGTCCCCGGGGCGGACGCCCCCGAGGTGACCTTCGCCGACATCGACGTCACCAACGGCCTCGCCGAGCGCGGCGAGCTGGACGTGCTGAAGATCAGCTACGGTGCGCTGCCCTGGGTCCTGGCGGAGTACGCCCTGCTGCCGTGCGGTGGCGCGCTCGGGCGCGGCTGCGGCCCGCTGGTGCTCACCCTGCCGGGCGTCGGCTCCCCCGGGGACCTCGCCGGGAAGACGGTCGCGGTGCCGTCCGAGCGCTCCACCGCCTACCTGCTGTTCCGGCTCTGGGCGGCGCGGGCCGTGCCGGGCGGCTTCGGCGAGATCGTCGTCCTGCCGTTCCACGAGATCATGCCCGCCGTCCAGGACGGTCGGGTGGACGCCGGCCTGGTGATCCACGAGGCCCGCTTCACGTACCAGCAGTACGGCCTGCACAGCCTGGCAGACATGGGCGAGGCCTGGGAGCGGGAGACCGGCCTGCCGATCCCGCTCGGCGCGATCGTCGCCCGGCGCTCGCTGGGCGCCGAGCGGCTGCGCGAACTCGCCGCGACGATCCGCGCCTCCGTCCGGCAGGCCTGGGCGGACCCTTCGGCCAGCCGGGAGTACGTGCTGGCGCACGCCCAGGAGATGGACCCGGCCGTCGCCGACCAGCACATCGGGCTGTACGTGAACGAGTTCACCGCCGACCTCGGCGAGGAGGGCTACGAAGCCGTCCGCGCGCTGCTCACCCGGGCCGCCGCGGAGGGGCTGGTGCCCCCGCTCGACCCGGGTGCGCTCGCGTTCCCGTCGTAGGGACCGTTCAGACGGCTCAGACGTCGAACTGGTCGGCCACCGCGCGCAGCAGGCCGGCCAGCTTCTGGCCGGTCGGCTTGGCCGGGTAGCGCCCGCGCTGGAGGCCGGGCAGCACCGCGTCCAGGGTGGTGATCAGGTCCTGGACGATCGGCGCCATGTCGTCGGCGCTCCGGCGCTGGGCGGCGGCCACCGACGGCAGCGCCTCCAGCAGCTGCACGGCCATCGCCTGGTCCCCGCGGTGACCGGCGACCACGCCGAACTCGACCCGCTGGCCCGGCTTCAGCACGGTGACACCGGCGGGCAGCGCCTTGGTGTGGACGAAGACGTCGCCACCGTCGTCGCGCGACAGGAAGCCGAAGCCCTTCGTCTCGTTGAACCACTTGACCTGGCCGGTGGGCATCTCGAACAGTCCTCGAATGGGTGTGAGGGATCCCGGCCCGGGCCGGCGATCACTGGGTTGGGGTGGGAAGAAGACGACCGACCTCGACTCGACGCCCGCGGGCGCTCACGGCCGGTGCTTTGCCAGAAGCAGACTAACGGTCCGTCACTGCCTCATCCGCGTTCCGCGACGGATCCGCGTTCCGAGGCCCGTTCGGGGCGACGGGAACGCGGGGATCTGGCGGCCGCGGGCGACCCGGTACTGGCACGGCCGGGGCGCGGTTCGGCGCTGTCCATCGGCTCACACCCCCGGGTCTGAGGACACGGGACGCACCTGTAGCGCCCCTCGGCACCCCCTGCATACCCCCGCCCAGCAGGGATCAAAACGCATCGCTGCCGGGAAACTGCGCAACGTGACCGAGTCGCTCCGGTGAGCCGCTGCGGCGGGCGTTCTGCCAGACTGGACGGCGCAGACTGGGGCCCGATCGGGGCAGCCCGGCACAGCCCCGAGGAGTGAGCGGACGTGAGCAGCCAGAGCGCCGATCCCGGCGACGTGTACGTCAAGGCCGGGACGGTCGTCTTCGGCTTGGGCGCCCTCGCCACCCTGGTCACCTTCGTTCCGCTGTTCCTGCACCTGACGCCGCTGCCGACGGCCATGTACTGGCTGAGCATGCTGATGCCGGCCGGGTTCCTGTCCGCGCTGACCGGGCTGTTCCTGAACGCCCGGGCGCAGCGCGACCGGGCGCAGGCCCGGGAGTCCTAGCTAGGGCCTGCCGAGGTGCCGGTCGAGCCACTCCGGGAAGCCGGTGAGGTCGGCCAGCACCACGTCCGCCCCGGCCGCGCGCAGCTCGTCCGCGCCGTACGGGCCGGTGGCGACGGCGACCGCGACCGCCTCCGCGTGCCGGGCGCCCACGATGTCGCCGAGGTGGTCGCCGACGTAGATGCTCGC from Kitasatospora cathayae includes:
- a CDS encoding futalosine hydrolase yields the protein MTAHVADAHPGQPGPERARLLVVVAVPAEAEAVLRGLAGEACAVTLPGGVLHRCAGAPVDVLAAGVGPAAAAAAAASALAAGYSRARLRGAPDPAPTVGGHCATSSVGGLALLPSGTGAPPGANPYGLVASAGIAGGFAPHAPVGTTVLADAIVAADLGAETPEGFADVTELGFGTVRHTPPPVAVALAAKALAAREVRAVTGPVLTVSTVTGSAERAAALAARHPGAAAEAMEGFGVAEAAVRYGVPAFELRTVSNPVGPRDRTAWRIGEALAALEKAFAALPVRELIEEAGRG
- a CDS encoding sacsin N-terminal ATP-binding-like domain-containing protein → MEPRIIGSGADEHPADPFGSAALRRRVLDAWAASPARFREDANAEEELALGGYRDRLVVELAQNAADAAVRAGHGPGRLRLTLADGVLAAANTGAPLDAAAVESLSTLRASSKRGEEPAVGRFGVGFAAVLAVTDEPAVLGAAGGVRWSLGEARALAAAQPALADELRARDGHVPLLRLPFAAEGPAPEGYDTVVVLPLRDAAAEDLTRRLLAGIDDALLLTLPGLAEVVVETPEGTRTLTRSAAEPRPDGVTEVTVTDDAEGRLRRTVWQTVGASGRLDAELLADRPTEERARPYWTVTWAVPVAEDGNPQRPAIAPVLHAPTPSDEPIGLPALLIASYPLDSTRRHIAPGALADFLTERAADSYADLLRARGASLGSLGLVPGPLGQGALDNALRGAVLSRLPGTPFLPHPGGVEEGTPALRPRDATLLEGADGSVVAALAPIFPGLLPAGLERRTELRVLNVRRVPLAEVVDQLGGLDREPAWWRNLYAALGAADPEALGALPVPLADGRTVTGPRRVLLPSEDADWAAFPGYPESLAGALATLDLRLAHPEAAHPLLAKLGAGTATPAGVLDTPEVRAAVARSYELADDDPDAALELADAVLALVKAAAPAAGEHPWLARLALLDDEGEPARAGELVLPGSPFAALAREEDAGWVDDELLERWGPEVLTAVGVLADFVLVRAEDVVLDPDDLERLDPTVPADRAAGGHPTGLLDEAPDGLAEWAEDALEALHADDVVGVPPVAAELLAVRDLDLVDDDAWPEALAALARPPYRDAVVNPVRTLLPDGSYADLPPYTAWWLRDHPVLAGREPAGLRAAGADPLLRGLYDEARTTLDEQFLHALGVRTTLAALLAEVHGPDELLDRLTDPDAEVGHRQLHGIHSALARVERERIEPLDVVRALPPLDPATGRRPAHTVVVDATEAVVADAPDLVQLLHPYPLLPVAPALAADLAERLHVSLASEVAGGRVLSEGVLHRVPAVVRELLPGCPVAYEEHEELLVVGPDGGEAAVDWRWDHEADAPEPPYDPELAEAADEDDEFEVPPVPGLLHAATPEGLAAGLAWSVGQWHRRFEVLAALSEPDRAYELSAARDFEG
- a CDS encoding DUF3027 domain-containing protein encodes the protein MRSRTPDRLCAEAVELARQAAEEAVGAEAVGPHLGVQADADRVVTHSFECLDAAYRGWHWAVTVARAPRAKNVTLDEVVLLPGPDAVLAPEWVPWSERLRPGDMGPGDLLPTGADDVRLEPGWSGEDEPAPNSVVALAAEEDVVVTDPHVQPAPARAQINAVADELGMGRSRVLSRLGLHLAADRWEKAHGPQTPMAQAAPAACSSCGFLIPIGGSLGQAFGVCGNEFGPADGQIVSFAYGCGGHSEAAVIPAPPAPSELILDELVVEPLQLHPDRASGSVEPDAPAEELGHS
- a CDS encoding MFS transporter, which translates into the protein MVRTASAAGLGTGRLVHGTGRRIRRATSAEGAGESGLAKLIELHALNSFGDMLITIALASTIFFSVPTGEARGRVALYLLITMAPFALLAPVIGPLLDRLPHGRRAAMAMSMLARAVLAWTMAGVISGGGIALYPEALGVLVASKAYGVVRSVVVPRLLPSRLSLVKANSRVTLAGLLATGVAAAVGGALHLIGPGWPLRGAFLVFVVGTLMAFHLPHTVDSAKGEQRAVLHAELPGEGRGSHLIHHKPPKVKASLRTVGPSVVLALRAMAGMRWLVGFLVFFLAFLLRTDPIGGLRPTLALGLVALAAGTGNALGSVLGSWLRTRGPEATVSAMLLLATCVTAASALWYGVVTVVLVAGVAGMAASLGKLALDALIQRDVPEAVRTSAFARSETLMQLSWVVGGGVGIVLPLNGVLGLSIAATVVGLVLLWTVHSLLRLGLRRHPAAPRVA
- a CDS encoding HAD-IC family P-type ATPase; this translates as MTQPAQPAEEQPSDAARPDGAHPLGLLPGRRGGLTAAEVAERVANGQVNDVPVRSSRSAKEIVRANVFTRFNAIIGIMFGIILIVGPLQDGLFGLVIVANTAIGILQELRAKKTLDSLALIGEARPQVRRDGSVQQITVSGIVLDDTVLLGIGDKVIVDGEVTEADGLEIDESLLTGEPDPVLKQPGDQVMSGSFVVAGAGAFTATRVGREAYAAQLAEEASKFTLVKSELRSGINSILRFITYLLIPTALGLIVSQLAVEGRDWREAVRRMVAGIVPMVPEGLVLLTSVAFAIGVIRLGRRQCLVQELPAIEGLARVDTVCLDKTGTLTEGGMDVIDLRMISDDEPAPVDKDTIQQALAVMAGADARPNPSMQAVIDAYGRGEGAGPGGNGWRVIEAMPFSSARKWSGVQLLEPQGGEASWLLGAPDVLLPAGHPALAEVDELGTRGLRVLLLGRTPVPLDSPDPASGLVPLALVVLQQRLRSDAAETLRYFEGQDVRAKVISGDAAVSVGAVAGHLGLPGADHPLDARTLPEDPQRLAETADRTSVFGRVTPQQKRLLVGALQSRGHTVAMTGDGVNDVLALKDADIGVAMGTGSDATKAVAQIVLLNDSFATLPSVVAEGRRVIGNIERVAGLFLVKTVYSVLLALLVIFTHSPYPFLPRHSTVLSTLTIGVPAFFLALAPNNERARTGFVKRVLRLAVPGGAIAGTGTFVAYSLARADHATDLKADTSVATLTLFLIAIWVLALVARPYNWWRLLLIGTMGLAFALVLLIPPLSDFFQLRLVGLRDPWIGVGIAVICSIALELAWRWMKRRGLE